A single genomic interval of Synechococcus sp. UW179A harbors:
- the rpsS gene encoding 30S ribosomal protein S19 translates to MGRSLKKGPFIADSLLRKVEKQNAADDKSVIKTWSRASTILPLMIGHTIAVHNGRTHVPVFVTEQMVGHKLGEFAPTRTFKGHIKDKKGGR, encoded by the coding sequence ATGGGACGTTCACTTAAAAAAGGCCCCTTCATTGCCGACAGCCTGCTTCGCAAGGTTGAAAAGCAAAACGCCGCCGATGACAAGTCGGTGATCAAAACGTGGTCAAGGGCCTCCACGATCCTGCCGCTGATGATCGGCCACACAATCGCGGTTCACAACGGCCGCACCCACGTGCCGGTCTTCGTGACCGAACAGATGGTGGGCCACAAGCTTGGCGAATTCGCCCCCACCCGCACCTTCAAAGGCCACATCAAAGACAAGAAAGGAGGCCGCTGA
- the rplN gene encoding 50S ribosomal protein L14, with protein MIQQESFLTVADNSGAKRIQCIRVLGSNRRYAHVGDVIVATVKDAMPNMGVKKSDVIKAVVVRTKATLRRDTGNSIRFDDNAAVIINDDKNPKGTRVFGPVARELRDRNFTKIVSLAPEVI; from the coding sequence ATGATTCAGCAGGAATCCTTTCTGACGGTTGCTGACAACAGCGGCGCAAAGCGCATCCAGTGCATCCGCGTGCTGGGAAGCAATCGTCGTTACGCCCATGTGGGCGACGTGATTGTGGCCACCGTGAAGGACGCCATGCCCAACATGGGCGTGAAAAAGTCAGATGTAATCAAGGCTGTGGTGGTCCGCACCAAAGCCACGCTGCGTCGTGACACCGGCAACTCCATCCGGTTTGACGACAACGCCGCCGTCATCATTAACGACGACAAAAACCCCAAAGGCACTCGTGTCTTTGGACCTGTGGCCCGCGAACTACGCGACCGGAACTTCACCAAAATCGTCTCCCTCGCTCCGGAGGTGATCTGA
- the rplB gene encoding 50S ribosomal protein L2, with protein sequence MAIRTFRPYTPGTRTRVVTDFSEVTGRKPERSLVVSKHRRKGRNNRGVITCRHRGGGHKRQYRIVDFRRNKHGVPAKVAAIHYDPHRNARLALLFYTDGEKRYILAPAGVTIGQTVVSGPESPIEVGNAMPLSDIPLGSSVHCVELYAGRGGQMVRTAGASAQVMAKEGDYVALKLPSTEVRLVRRECYATIGEVGNSEIRNTSLGKAGRRRWLGRRPQVRGSVMNPCDHPHGGGEGRAPIGRSGPVTPWGKPALGLKTRKRNKPSNKFVLRKRRKTSKRSRGGRDS encoded by the coding sequence ATGGCAATCCGTACCTTCCGCCCTTACACACCCGGTACCCGCACCCGGGTCGTCACCGACTTCAGTGAAGTCACCGGCCGCAAGCCGGAGCGTTCGCTAGTGGTGTCCAAGCACCGCCGCAAGGGACGCAACAACCGCGGTGTGATCACCTGTCGCCATCGTGGCGGTGGCCACAAGCGGCAATACCGCATCGTCGATTTCCGACGCAACAAGCACGGCGTCCCCGCCAAGGTGGCCGCCATTCACTACGACCCGCACCGCAATGCGCGGCTGGCCCTTCTCTTCTACACCGATGGTGAGAAGCGTTACATCCTGGCTCCTGCTGGAGTCACCATCGGTCAGACCGTGGTATCGGGACCTGAATCTCCCATCGAGGTCGGCAACGCCATGCCGCTCTCTGATATTCCCCTCGGTTCCAGCGTTCACTGCGTCGAGCTTTACGCCGGTCGCGGTGGGCAAATGGTCCGAACGGCCGGAGCCAGCGCTCAGGTGATGGCCAAGGAGGGCGATTACGTCGCCCTGAAGCTGCCATCGACTGAGGTTCGCCTGGTGCGCCGTGAGTGCTACGCCACCATCGGCGAAGTCGGCAACTCGGAGATCCGCAACACAAGCCTTGGCAAAGCAGGTCGCCGTCGCTGGCTTGGACGTCGACCTCAGGTGCGAGGCAGTGTGATGAACCCCTGCGACCACCCTCATGGTGGTGGTGAAGGCCGAGCTCCGATCGGCCGTTCCGGTCCTGTAACCCCCTGGGGCAAGCCTGCGCTGGGCCTAAAGACCCGCAAGCGCAACAAGCCGAGTAACAAGTTCGTCCTCCGCAAACGTCGTAAGACGTCCAAGCGGAGCCGTGGCGGACGCGACTCATGA
- the rplD gene encoding 50S ribosomal protein L4 — translation MANCVVRDWQGKEAGKASLDLKVAKETTAVDLMHRAVLRQQAHSRQGTASTLTRAEVRGGGRKPYKQKGTGRARQGSIRTPLRPGGGIVFGPKPRTYNLAMNRKERRLALRTALMARIDDVIVVKDFGAALEAPKTREVVDALGRLGVAADAKVLIVLTSPSEAVRRSIRNLEKVKLITADQLNVFDLLNANSLVLGEEALATIQEVYGDD, via the coding sequence ATGGCCAATTGTGTTGTTCGAGATTGGCAGGGCAAGGAAGCCGGCAAGGCCTCCCTCGACCTGAAGGTGGCCAAGGAAACCACCGCCGTCGACCTGATGCACCGTGCGGTACTGCGCCAGCAGGCCCACAGCCGTCAGGGAACTGCAAGCACCCTCACCCGTGCGGAAGTCCGTGGTGGCGGACGCAAGCCTTACAAGCAGAAAGGGACCGGTCGTGCCCGTCAGGGATCGATCCGTACTCCCCTTCGTCCCGGCGGCGGCATCGTGTTTGGTCCCAAGCCCCGCACCTACAACCTTGCGATGAATCGCAAGGAACGTCGCCTGGCCCTGCGCACCGCTCTGATGGCGCGCATCGACGACGTCATCGTGGTGAAGGACTTCGGGGCAGCCCTCGAAGCGCCAAAAACCCGTGAAGTTGTTGACGCACTCGGACGCCTCGGAGTTGCTGCAGACGCGAAGGTTTTGATCGTGCTCACCTCTCCCAGCGAGGCTGTGCGACGGTCCATTCGCAATCTCGAGAAGGTGAAGCTGATCACGGCAGACCAGCTCAACGTCTTCGATCTGCTCAATGCCAATTCACTGGTCTTGGGCGAAGAGGCACTCGCAACCATCCAGGAGGTCTACGGAGATGACTGA
- the rplE gene encoding 50S ribosomal protein L5 translates to MSLKQRYRETIQPKLLKDLSLSNVHEVPKVVKVTVNRGLGEAAANAKALEASVNELAQITGQKVVVTRAKKAIASFKIREGMPIGCAVTLRGDRMYAFLERLINLALPRIRDFRGVSPKSFDGRGNYTLGVREQIIFPEISFDKIDAIRGMDITIVTTARSDEEGRSLLREMGMPFRSN, encoded by the coding sequence ATGTCACTGAAACAGCGCTACAGGGAGACCATTCAGCCCAAATTGCTGAAAGACCTAAGTCTCTCCAATGTCCATGAAGTCCCCAAGGTGGTCAAAGTCACCGTGAACCGGGGACTTGGCGAAGCTGCCGCGAATGCCAAGGCCCTAGAGGCCTCGGTGAATGAACTTGCTCAGATCACCGGCCAGAAAGTGGTGGTGACCCGAGCCAAGAAAGCCATCGCGAGCTTCAAGATCCGCGAGGGTATGCCGATCGGCTGTGCCGTGACTCTTCGCGGCGATCGCATGTACGCCTTTCTCGAGCGACTGATCAACCTGGCACTGCCCCGCATCCGTGACTTCCGTGGCGTTAGCCCCAAAAGCTTCGACGGACGTGGCAATTACACCCTGGGAGTGAGAGAGCAGATCATCTTCCCTGAGATCTCCTTCGACAAGATCGATGCCATCAGGGGCATGGACATCACCATCGTCACGACTGCCCGTTCGGATGAAGAGGGCCGGTCCCTCCTCCGCGAGATGGGAATGCCGTTCCGCAGCAACTGA
- the rpsH gene encoding 30S ribosomal protein S8, with translation MANHDPISDMLTRIRNASEKRHQSTKVPASRMSRSIAKVLQQEGFIAEISEEGEGVHTNLVLELKYSGKNRQPTIRSMQRVSKPGLRIYKNTRGLPKVLGGLGVAIISTSKGVMSDRDARKQGVGGEVLCYVL, from the coding sequence ATGGCCAATCACGACCCTATTTCCGACATGCTCACCCGCATTCGCAATGCGAGTGAGAAACGTCACCAGAGCACGAAAGTACCTGCCTCCCGCATGTCTCGCAGCATCGCCAAAGTGCTGCAGCAGGAAGGCTTCATCGCCGAGATCAGCGAGGAAGGCGAAGGAGTTCACACCAACTTGGTGCTTGAACTGAAGTACAGCGGAAAGAACCGCCAACCCACCATCCGCTCCATGCAGCGGGTGAGCAAGCCTGGTCTGCGCATCTACAAGAACACCCGTGGCCTTCCCAAGGTCCTCGGCGGACTGGGGGTGGCGATCATCTCCACCTCCAAGGGTGTGATGAGCGACCGCGATGCCCGCAAGCAGGGCGTGGGCGGTGAAGTGCTCTGCTACGTCCTTTGA
- a CDS encoding NAD(P)H-quinone oxidoreductase subunit N — MPLLLSGRGFRRELESAGVMAVHAPLEGGAETRLLRRLRAAGYRTQISSARGLGDPEVFLLQKHGVRPPHLGHQSVGRGAAVGEVQEVMPLLGEMLLGNKPVVLWLIEGQVLSRSELLSLCDLCRREQRLKVVVEMGGARSLRWQPMTRLLGA; from the coding sequence ATGCCGCTGCTGCTTTCAGGTCGGGGTTTCCGCCGTGAACTGGAATCCGCCGGTGTCATGGCCGTCCATGCTCCCCTTGAAGGCGGTGCGGAGACGCGTCTGCTGAGGCGACTGCGCGCCGCGGGCTACCGCACGCAGATCTCCTCAGCGCGCGGTCTCGGAGATCCTGAAGTGTTTCTTTTGCAGAAACATGGTGTGCGCCCTCCACACCTCGGACATCAAAGTGTTGGACGTGGTGCGGCAGTTGGAGAGGTGCAGGAGGTCATGCCTCTGCTCGGAGAGATGTTGCTTGGTAATAAGCCTGTTGTTCTTTGGTTGATCGAAGGGCAGGTGTTGTCCCGATCTGAATTGCTTTCCCTGTGTGATCTCTGCCGGCGTGAGCAGCGTTTGAAGGTGGTTGTGGAAATGGGTGGTGCGCGCAGCCTCCGCTGGCAGCCGATGACACGGCTGCTGGGAGCCTGA
- the rplF gene encoding 50S ribosomal protein L6, whose amino-acid sequence MSRIGKAPIPIPEKVTVSLNGLSVTVKGPKGELKRTLPEGVSIDQVENTIVLSPTSSKRTSRERHGLCRALVNNMIVGVESGFSKSLEIIGVGSRAQVKGTTLVVSAGYSHPIEVAAPNGITFKVENNTKVTVSGIDKELVGNEAAKIRSIRPPEPYKGKGIRYEGEWILRKAGKSGKK is encoded by the coding sequence ATGTCACGTATCGGTAAAGCCCCCATCCCCATCCCTGAGAAGGTGACCGTGAGCCTCAACGGCCTCTCTGTCACGGTGAAGGGACCGAAGGGAGAACTCAAACGCACACTGCCTGAGGGCGTGAGCATCGATCAGGTGGAGAACACCATCGTGCTGTCTCCCACCAGCAGCAAGCGCACCTCCCGTGAGCGCCATGGCCTATGCCGCGCTCTCGTTAACAACATGATTGTTGGCGTCGAGAGCGGTTTCAGCAAAAGCCTTGAAATCATTGGAGTCGGCTCCAGGGCCCAGGTAAAAGGCACCACCCTGGTTGTCTCCGCTGGTTACAGCCACCCCATCGAGGTTGCCGCTCCTAACGGCATCACCTTCAAAGTTGAAAACAACACCAAGGTGACTGTGTCTGGGATCGACAAGGAATTGGTGGGTAATGAAGCCGCCAAAATTCGCTCCATCCGTCCGCCCGAGCCCTACAAGGGCAAAGGGATCCGGTACGAGGGCGAATGGATCCTTCGCAAGGCAGGCAAGTCGGGCAAAAAGTAA
- the rplC gene encoding 50S ribosomal protein L3 encodes MSIGILGKKLGMSQFFDEQGKAVPVTLIEAGPCRITQLKTTETDGYEAVQIGFGETREKLINKPAKGHLAKSGEGILRHLREYRVDDLKGLELGGAITVSDFEAGQKVDVSGDTMGRGFAGYQKRHGFSRGPMTHGSKNHREPGSTGAGTTPGRIYPGKRMAGRYGGKKITTRALTILKVDSDRNLLVVKGSVPGKPGSLLNIRPANRVGAKPAKGGK; translated from the coding sequence ATGTCCATCGGCATCCTTGGGAAGAAACTGGGTATGTCCCAGTTCTTCGATGAGCAAGGCAAAGCCGTCCCGGTCACCTTGATCGAGGCGGGGCCTTGCCGGATCACCCAACTCAAGACCACTGAAACTGACGGCTATGAAGCCGTACAGATCGGCTTTGGCGAAACACGCGAAAAGCTGATCAACAAGCCCGCCAAGGGTCACCTCGCGAAATCCGGCGAAGGGATTCTCCGTCACCTGCGTGAATATCGCGTCGACGACCTGAAGGGTCTCGAGCTGGGTGGAGCCATCACCGTGAGTGATTTCGAGGCAGGCCAGAAGGTCGACGTCAGCGGCGACACCATGGGTCGTGGCTTCGCTGGTTATCAAAAGCGCCATGGCTTCAGCCGAGGTCCGATGACCCACGGCTCGAAGAACCATCGCGAGCCTGGTTCAACCGGTGCTGGCACCACACCTGGCCGGATCTACCCCGGCAAAAGGATGGCTGGTCGCTACGGCGGCAAGAAAATCACCACGCGGGCCCTCACGATCCTCAAGGTGGACAGTGACCGGAACTTGCTCGTGGTTAAAGGCTCTGTTCCTGGCAAGCCAGGATCGCTACTGAACATCCGGCCCGCCAATCGTGTGGGTGCCAAGCCCGCCAAAGGAGGTAAGTGA
- a CDS encoding AAA family ATPase, whose product MSTERITDDLQRLLALLPTDVQEALAPADRRDQLLEVVLDLGRIPEARYPGRSVELGERCLERQDLIEMVSRIGQFGADNRAGIERTLHRISAIRNRRGDVVGLTCRVGRAVFGTVAIVRDLLDSGESLLLMGRPGVGKTTALREIARVLADDLHKRVVVIDTSNEIAGDGDIPHPAIGRARRMQVSKPELQHQVMIEAVENHMPEVIVIDEIGTELEAQAARTIAERGVMLVATAHGNALANLIKNPTLCDLVGGIESVTLGDDEARRRRTQKTVLERAAEPTFPLAVEMHSRHRWAIHDDVGRTVDLLLRGQSPRPQERELMADGGVRLVDPDPSMPQPPQRRPALAVVPLPDPRRSGPSNHGSEKSPSVAASREVKLQVLCCGLNRQRLEEAVRCHGWPVCAVDDLACADVLLSVRQGLGRQPELRRQAREAGVPILVIKSDSLAQVERALERLLNRQTLPRKDHEPETSSAQPDRDDALAALEECRLAVEQIVMPQGRPVELLPRNENVLQMQADLVARYSLQSDVYGSSDQRRLRVFPP is encoded by the coding sequence ATGAGTACTGAGCGCATCACCGATGATCTGCAGCGACTGCTCGCGCTGTTGCCCACTGACGTCCAGGAAGCTCTTGCGCCGGCGGACCGTCGTGATCAGCTGCTTGAGGTCGTGCTCGATCTCGGTCGGATTCCTGAGGCGCGTTATCCAGGTCGCTCCGTAGAACTCGGCGAACGCTGCCTCGAGCGCCAAGATCTTATTGAGATGGTGAGCAGGATTGGCCAATTCGGCGCCGATAACCGTGCTGGCATCGAGCGAACCCTGCATCGCATCAGCGCCATTCGTAATCGGAGAGGTGATGTGGTGGGCCTCACCTGTCGAGTGGGACGTGCCGTTTTCGGAACAGTCGCCATCGTTCGTGATCTGCTCGACAGCGGTGAGTCATTACTGTTGATGGGGCGCCCCGGTGTGGGCAAGACCACAGCCCTCAGAGAAATTGCCCGTGTTCTGGCCGATGACCTGCACAAGCGGGTCGTTGTGATCGACACGAGCAATGAAATTGCTGGTGACGGAGACATTCCACATCCAGCGATCGGTCGTGCCAGGCGTATGCAGGTGTCCAAGCCTGAACTCCAACATCAGGTCATGATCGAGGCGGTGGAAAACCACATGCCTGAAGTCATCGTGATTGATGAGATCGGCACAGAGCTGGAAGCTCAGGCGGCACGGACGATCGCAGAGCGGGGCGTGATGCTTGTGGCCACCGCTCATGGCAATGCTCTTGCCAATCTGATCAAGAATCCGACGCTCTGCGATCTGGTTGGGGGGATTGAGTCCGTCACCCTGGGTGACGATGAGGCTCGCCGTCGCCGAACCCAGAAAACGGTTTTGGAGCGTGCGGCTGAACCCACCTTTCCGCTCGCTGTGGAGATGCACAGCCGTCATCGCTGGGCCATTCACGATGATGTTGGGCGCACGGTGGATCTATTGCTGCGTGGACAAAGCCCCAGGCCTCAGGAACGCGAATTGATGGCCGACGGAGGCGTCAGGCTTGTCGACCCCGATCCATCAATGCCACAGCCCCCTCAGCGTCGGCCTGCCCTGGCCGTTGTTCCGTTGCCCGACCCAAGGCGTTCCGGTCCGAGCAACCATGGTTCCGAAAAGTCTCCCTCCGTTGCGGCCTCGCGCGAAGTGAAGCTGCAGGTGCTTTGTTGTGGACTGAATCGGCAGCGACTGGAAGAGGCTGTCCGCTGCCATGGCTGGCCTGTCTGTGCCGTTGACGATCTGGCCTGTGCTGATGTGCTGCTGAGCGTGCGTCAAGGGTTGGGACGCCAGCCCGAGCTTCGCCGACAGGCAAGGGAGGCAGGGGTGCCGATTCTTGTGATCAAGTCGGACTCTCTGGCCCAGGTGGAGCGAGCTCTTGAACGCCTGCTCAACCGCCAGACCCTGCCTAGGAAGGACCACGAGCCTGAGACGTCATCAGCCCAACCTGATCGAGATGATGCTCTGGCTGCTCTTGAGGAATGTCGTCTGGCGGTGGAGCAGATTGTGATGCCGCAGGGGCGTCCCGTTGAACTTCTCCCCCGCAACGAGAACGTCCTGCAGATGCAGGCGGATCTTGTGGCGCGTTACAGCCTTCAGAGCGATGTCTACGGATCCAGTGACCAACGACGGCTCAGGGTTTTCCCGCCATGA
- the rplV gene encoding 50S ribosomal protein L22 yields the protein MTTSSPTATTAQAHGRFIRGSVSKVRRVLDQIRGRSYRDALIMLEFMPYRSTGPITKVLRSAVANAEHNLGLDPSTLVISQASADMGPSMKRYRPRAQGRAFAIKKQTCHISIAVAAQTDS from the coding sequence ATGACAACGTCATCCCCAACGGCAACTACCGCCCAAGCCCACGGTCGCTTCATCCGCGGCTCCGTGTCCAAGGTTCGGCGGGTGCTCGATCAGATCCGCGGTCGCAGTTATCGCGATGCGCTGATCATGCTCGAGTTCATGCCGTACCGCTCCACGGGTCCCATCACCAAAGTTCTGCGTTCTGCAGTAGCCAATGCCGAGCACAACCTCGGACTTGACCCTTCAACCCTGGTGATCTCCCAGGCCAGCGCCGACATGGGTCCATCCATGAAGCGCTACCGGCCCCGTGCCCAAGGTCGCGCTTTCGCGATCAAAAAGCAGACCTGCCACATCAGCATTGCTGTGGCAGCCCAGACCGACTCCTGA
- the rpmC gene encoding 50S ribosomal protein L29 — protein sequence MARPNASELRQLSDADLTEQIVGLRRELFDLRFQQATRQLANTHRFKQSRTKLAQLLTVQKERQSSTAS from the coding sequence ATGGCCCGTCCTAATGCCTCCGAACTGCGTCAGCTCTCCGACGCAGATCTCACAGAACAAATCGTCGGCCTCCGTCGCGAGCTGTTCGATCTGCGCTTCCAGCAAGCCACCAGGCAGCTGGCCAACACCCACCGCTTCAAGCAGAGCCGCACAAAGCTGGCTCAACTGCTGACGGTGCAGAAGGAGCGCCAGAGCTCCACCGCCTCCTGA
- a CDS encoding LdpA C-terminal domain-containing domain: MAGDDALGEGRWVKLICGASNQDLAAVADLCALYAVAGVQCVDVAADAAVVNAARTGLSWARERTGHAPWLMVSVSDGRDAHFRKAVFDPSRCPPDCSRPCERVCPADAIHAGPGVDPSRCYGCGRCLPACPLGLIETSDHRVGLDNLAPLLAELQPDALEVHTAPGRVQDFDRTLEQVSAASIPLRRLAVSCGLEGHGLRPQDLVTELWGRHEALRKRGFRPLWQLDGRPMSGDVGAGTARAALRLWQQVRTSAPPGPLQLAGGTNGATIGLLDGLGLPRSRGPAGVAFGGMARSIVQPLLQEAESRRITLRDWPMGWDRALELARDLVIPWLSRP, translated from the coding sequence ATGGCCGGTGATGATGCCCTTGGTGAGGGGCGTTGGGTCAAACTGATCTGTGGGGCCAGCAATCAGGACTTAGCAGCGGTTGCTGATCTGTGTGCTCTATATGCGGTGGCGGGTGTTCAGTGTGTTGATGTAGCCGCCGATGCCGCTGTCGTGAATGCTGCTCGCACGGGTCTCAGCTGGGCCCGTGAACGCACCGGTCACGCTCCCTGGCTGATGGTCAGCGTCAGCGATGGTCGCGATGCCCATTTCCGCAAGGCTGTCTTTGACCCTTCCCGCTGCCCGCCGGATTGTTCTCGGCCATGCGAGAGAGTTTGTCCGGCTGATGCCATCCACGCCGGTCCCGGCGTCGACCCAAGCCGTTGTTATGGCTGTGGGCGCTGCTTGCCAGCTTGCCCCCTTGGACTGATTGAAACCTCCGATCATCGGGTGGGGCTCGATAACCTCGCCCCTTTGCTCGCTGAGCTGCAACCTGATGCGCTCGAGGTTCATACCGCGCCTGGGCGTGTGCAGGACTTTGATCGCACGCTTGAGCAGGTTTCAGCTGCCTCAATCCCTCTGCGAAGGCTGGCGGTGAGCTGCGGTCTTGAGGGGCATGGTCTTCGTCCCCAAGACCTGGTCACGGAGCTCTGGGGGCGCCACGAGGCTTTGCGAAAGCGCGGGTTTCGTCCTCTCTGGCAGCTGGATGGACGTCCGATGAGTGGCGATGTCGGTGCAGGCACGGCCCGAGCGGCTCTGCGTCTCTGGCAGCAGGTTCGGACCAGCGCACCTCCTGGGCCATTGCAGCTGGCGGGAGGAACCAATGGCGCGACAATTGGTTTGCTGGATGGCCTGGGGCTGCCGCGTTCCAGGGGGCCTGCGGGCGTTGCTTTCGGTGGCATGGCCCGTTCGATTGTGCAACCTCTTCTGCAGGAGGCGGAGTCGCGTCGCATCACGCTGCGCGACTGGCCCATGGGCTGGGATAGGGCTCTGGAGCTGGCAAGGGATCTTGTGATTCCCTGGCTTTCACGCCCCTGA
- a CDS encoding 50S ribosomal protein L23, producing the protein MTERFTGRLADVIRRPLITEKATRALEQNQYTFEVDHRAAKPDIKAAVEQLFDVKVTGVSTMNPPRRSRRVGKFAGKRSQVKKAVVRLAEGNSIQLFPES; encoded by the coding sequence ATGACTGAGCGCTTCACAGGACGTCTGGCGGATGTGATCCGCAGACCCCTGATCACTGAAAAAGCCACCCGAGCGCTGGAACAGAACCAGTACACCTTCGAGGTGGATCACAGAGCTGCCAAGCCAGATATCAAAGCCGCTGTTGAGCAGCTTTTTGATGTCAAGGTTACCGGCGTGAGCACCATGAATCCTCCCCGCCGCAGTCGTCGGGTCGGCAAATTTGCCGGCAAGCGCTCGCAGGTCAAGAAGGCTGTGGTTCGCCTCGCTGAGGGCAACTCCATCCAACTCTTCCCTGAGTCCTGA
- the rpsQ gene encoding 30S ribosomal protein S17: MALKERVGTVVSDKMDKTVVVAVENRFPHPIYKKTVSRTTRYKAHDENNSVRVGDRVRITETRPLSRHKRWAIAEVLSHSPKAEEVNK, translated from the coding sequence ATGGCACTCAAGGAAAGGGTCGGCACCGTCGTCAGCGACAAGATGGACAAAACGGTGGTGGTTGCGGTGGAAAACCGCTTTCCCCACCCCATCTACAAGAAGACGGTCAGCCGTACCACCCGTTACAAAGCTCACGACGAGAACAACAGCGTTCGCGTTGGTGACCGTGTTCGCATCACCGAGACCCGTCCACTCAGCCGTCACAAGCGCTGGGCCATCGCCGAGGTACTCAGCCACAGCCCGAAGGCTGAGGAGGTCAACAAATGA
- the rplX gene encoding 50S ribosomal protein L24, translating into MATATPKSAAAKRIKMRLRKGDTVQVITGKDKGKTGEVLRTLPNENRVIVEGINMRTRHVKPTQEGESGRIVTEEASLHASNVMIYSTDKKVTSRVELITEKDGSKKRRLKKTGEVID; encoded by the coding sequence ATGGCAACTGCAACTCCGAAATCCGCCGCAGCGAAGCGCATCAAGATGCGTCTACGTAAAGGCGACACCGTTCAGGTCATCACCGGCAAGGACAAGGGCAAGACCGGAGAGGTCCTGCGCACCCTTCCCAATGAAAACCGCGTGATCGTGGAGGGCATCAATATGCGCACCCGCCACGTCAAACCCACTCAGGAGGGAGAAAGCGGTCGGATCGTCACCGAAGAGGCGTCACTGCATGCCTCCAACGTGATGATCTATTCCACAGATAAGAAGGTGACCAGCCGAGTCGAGCTGATCACAGAGAAGGACGGCAGCAAAAAGCGCCGCCTCAAGAAAACCGGCGAGGTGATCGACTGA
- the rplP gene encoding 50S ribosomal protein L16: MLSPKRVKFRKQQRGRMRGVATRGNTIAFGQFALQAQECGWITSRQIEASRRAMTRYVKRGGKIWIRIFPDKPVTMRAAETRMGSGKGNPEFWVAVIKPGRILFEMGGDEITPEIAKEAMRLAQYKLPVKTKFITLDEQEQTSGAQAPAAAAATVES; the protein is encoded by the coding sequence ATGCTGAGTCCAAAACGCGTCAAATTCCGTAAGCAGCAACGCGGCCGCATGCGCGGTGTCGCCACCCGTGGCAACACCATCGCCTTCGGTCAATTCGCACTGCAGGCACAGGAGTGCGGCTGGATCACCTCGCGCCAGATCGAGGCCAGCCGTCGTGCCATGACCCGCTACGTCAAACGTGGCGGAAAAATCTGGATCAGGATCTTCCCTGACAAGCCAGTCACTATGCGCGCTGCCGAAACCCGAATGGGTTCAGGTAAGGGCAACCCGGAATTCTGGGTGGCGGTGATCAAGCCGGGCAGGATCCTGTTCGAGATGGGTGGTGACGAAATCACCCCCGAAATCGCCAAGGAAGCCATGCGCCTCGCGCAATACAAGCTTCCTGTGAAGACCAAGTTCATCACTCTCGATGAACAGGAGCAGACATCCGGTGCGCAAGCTCCGGCCGCTGCTGCCGCCACCGTGGAGTCCTGA
- the rpsC gene encoding 30S ribosomal protein S3, whose protein sequence is MGHKIHPTGLRLGITQEHRSRWYAPSKSYPSLLQEDDRIRKFIHKKYGSAGISDVLIARKADQLEVELKTARPGVLVGRQGSGIEELRSGIQKTVGDLNRQVRINVVEVERVDADAFLLAEYIAQQLEKRVAFRRTIRMAVQRAQRAGVLGLKIQVSGRLNGAEIARTEWTREGRVPLHTLRADIDYATKVASTTYGVLGIKVWVFKGEVLGDEAQQQLPVGATPRRRAGRRPQQFEDRSNEG, encoded by the coding sequence ATGGGACACAAAATCCATCCAACCGGCTTACGCCTGGGGATCACCCAGGAGCACCGGTCACGCTGGTACGCACCCAGCAAGAGTTATCCGAGCCTCCTTCAGGAGGACGATCGGATTCGCAAGTTCATTCACAAGAAATACGGCTCCGCCGGTATCAGTGATGTGCTGATCGCCCGCAAGGCCGATCAGCTTGAAGTTGAGCTGAAAACTGCACGCCCCGGCGTGTTGGTTGGACGCCAGGGCAGTGGTATCGAAGAGCTGCGCTCCGGCATCCAAAAAACCGTCGGTGACCTGAACCGTCAGGTTCGGATCAATGTGGTCGAGGTCGAGCGTGTCGACGCCGATGCTTTCCTTCTTGCCGAGTACATCGCTCAGCAACTTGAAAAGCGTGTGGCATTCCGTCGCACCATCCGCATGGCCGTGCAGCGAGCACAGCGAGCCGGCGTTCTGGGCCTAAAAATCCAGGTTTCAGGTCGCCTCAATGGTGCTGAGATCGCTCGTACCGAGTGGACGCGTGAAGGTCGGGTGCCTCTGCACACCCTTCGCGCTGACATCGACTACGCCACCAAGGTCGCCAGCACCACCTACGGGGTGCTCGGCATCAAGGTCTGGGTGTTTAAAGGCGAAGTGCTGGGTGATGAAGCCCAGCAACAGCTGCCTGTGGGGGCAACCCCGCGGCGTCGGGCCGGTCGCAGGCCCCAACAGTTCGAAGACCGCTCCAACGAGGGTTGA